A segment of the Catenulispora sp. EB89 genome:
CGTGCTCGACCCGCCGGTGCTGCTGGCGCTCCAGGCGGCGCGGGAGGAGGCTGTGGAGCGGGCCGCCGCGGCCGCGGCCGCCGCGGCGGAAGCATCCGTCGCGGCCGGGGTCGGGGCGGGCGCGCGCTAGCCAGTTTCGCAGAAGCCTTACATACCTTCGCAGAAGCCTTACATACTGGTCCCGGCCGGACGTTCTCGGGCGTGCGGCCGGGACCTCACCGCAGCATCGGGCAGATTTCCAGGCACACGCAGGGAGTGCGGCATGACGACGACCGCTGGTGCGGCCGAAGCGGCGGTCGATGTGTGGCTGCCGCGCCACCCCGGGAACCCGCGCTACATCAACGGGATCCGTGAGGCCGCGGCGTCATTCCTCGACCTACACCCCGAGTACGTGATCACCATCCGCGAGACCGACCCCAGGACGCTGCCCGAGGACGTGCACGCGGCGTCGCGCCGGGGCCGTCCGCCGGCGCTGGTGCAGTTGGCGCAGACCAGGACGCAACTGGCCCGCGACATGCTCTCCGGCTCCGGCACGCCGCTGTTCGCCTCCGTCCACGACGCCATCGCCGGCCGCCGGGAGATCCTGGGCCATCCCGTCGTCACCGAGGACATCGTGGCCGCCGCGCGCGCCTGCTACTCCTCCGACGGCGCGCTGATGGCCGTCCCGTCGCTGATCTCCACGACGCTGCTCTACGCCAACACCGACCTGCTGGCCGCCGCCGGCGTGACCCGGCTGCCGCAGACCTGGAACGAGGTCGAGGGCGTCTGCGAGGCGGTGCGCGGCCTGCCCGGCGTCAGCCACGGCAGCACCTGGCCGAACCACGGCTGGATCTTCCAGCAGGCGGTCGCGCAGTCCGGCGGCCTGCTCGCCGACCAGGGCAACGGCCGCCGGGGGCGGGCGGAGAAGATGCTCCTGGACTCCCCGGAGATGCTGGCCTTCGTCGGCTGGTGGCGCCGCATGCACCGGCAGGGCCGCTACCTCTACGCCGGTCAACCGGTATCCGGGGAGAACGCGCGGCAGGCGTGGGAGGACACGTTCACCGCCTTCGTCGAGCAGAAGGTCGCCTTCATCATCGGCTCCTCGGCCGAGGCCGACCGGCTGGCGCGCGCCGCCCGCGAGCGCGGCTTCCGGGTCGCGGCCGGGCGCACGCCGTACAGCGGGCGCTTCCCCTTCGCCGGGACGCTGATCGGCGGGGACGCGATCTGGCTGGTCGACGGCCTGGAACCGGCCGTGCGCGACGGCGCGCTGGCGTTCCTGCAGTACCTGATGACGCCGGCGCACGTCGCCGACCGGCACCGCGACACCGGATTCGTCCCGGCCACCGGCGCGGCGACGAAGCTGCTGGCGGCCCAGGGCTGGTTCGACGAGCAGCCGCACGCGGCGGTCGCGCTCGACCAGCTGGCCGCCTCGGACCGCTCGCCGGCCGCGCTCGGCGCGCTGGTCGGGGACCTCACACGGATCCAGGGCGTCCTGGCGCAGGCGATGCACGACGTGCTGCTCGGCGAGGACGACCCGGCCTGGCGCTTCGCCTCGGCGAACGTCGAGGCGCAGCGGCTGCTGGACGAGTACAACGGCCGGGGGCGCGGGGGGCCGGACTGCGGGAACGACCCCCCGCGCCGGCTCAGGTGAGGGTTTCCAGCGCGCGATCGATGAAGTCCCGGCTGTGTGCCCGGATGTCGCTCATCGCTTTCGCCTTTCCTCGCTATGGCTCCGAGGGGACGCTGGAGACCCCGCTCGACCATTGGTCGGAGCTGAGAACGAGAAAGCGACACGCGAAGACGCCGCAGGGCCGGCGTTAGGGGAAATCACTGCACGCCGGCCCTGCGGACCCTGTTAGCTGTGTCAGTTGTGCCACTTGCCACTTGCCACTTGAGCCGCCTGCCGCCGAGCCGCGGGCCGCCTAAGCGCGGGCCGCCGGGGCACACGGCGGCCCGCGCCGCTTATGCCGACTCCGGCAGCCGCAGCAGCCGCAGCAGCCGGCGCGGCGGCAGGGCGCCGGGGACCGCCGTGATGGCGCGCGCCGAAGCCGAGCCCGGCGCCGCCGGTGCCGCCGGTGCCGTCGGGCTCACGGCAGCCGCACCGACAAGCCGTGGTGGAACACGTCGAGCGGGTCATAGGCCTGCTTCGCCCGCTGCAACCGCGGGTAGTTGCCCTTGAAATACAAGGCCGACCAGTCGACTCCCGAGCTGTTCCACGCCGGGTCGGCCAGGTCGGTGTCGGGGTAGCCGATGTAGGACCCGTCGCCGGTCGCGTCCGGGACCGGCACGCCGCCGGAGTGCGCGTAGACGTCGCGGTAGTACTCCCGGACCCACGCCAGGTGGCGCTCGTCGTCGGCGGGGTCGGTCCAGCAGCCGGTGCTGTAGGAGGCCTTCAGGATGCTGTCACGCTGCGGCACCGCCGTCGTGTCCGACGCCAGGGCGTTCACCTGGCCGCCGAAGCCGGTCACGACCAGGCAGCCCATGGGGTTGTCGTAGTCGGCGGCGGACAGGTGGCGGTGGATCGCGGCGATCTGCGCGTCGGTGAACCCGCGGCGCAGGTAGGCCGCCTTGTTCTTGTACCGGCCCTGCGGATCGCTGGGCCAGCTGTAGGACGGCAGCCAGGTGTCCAGCCACGGCGCGAGCTCGGAGGTCGAGGACATCGGCGCGGCCTGCATGCCGCGTGTGATCGCCTCGGTGTGCGCGTCCAGGAGCTTGGCCGCGTCCGGGGCGTCGTCGGGGATCACCGAGGTCAGGATGAACATGTTGCCCGAGCGGTGGGTGATGATCAGGTTGCTCCACAGCGGCGCCGCCGGGGCGCCCGGCTCGCTGTTCTCCTCGTACCAGGTGCAGTAGTTGCGCAGGAGCGTGTGGAAGTCCGCGTCCGACATGGTGTCCCAGGACCACATGGTGTCGCGGCGGTGCACGGCGCGCGGCGCCCGGGGCAGCTGGCGGGCCGGGTCGCCGTCGGGCGTCCCGGGGGAGCGCAGCCAGTACTTGGTGACGACGCCGAAGCTGCCGCCTCCGCCGCCGGTGCAGGCCCACCACAGGTCGTGGTGCGGGTCGTCGGGCTGGTTGGTGCCCACCACGGTGCGGACCCGGCCGTCGGCCTCGACGACCACCGCCTCGACCGCGACCAGGTGGTCCACGACCAGGCCGTCGCGCCGGGACAGCGGGCCGTAGCCGCCGGCCGCGAAGTGCCCGCCGGCGGCGACCTCGAAGCAGGTGCCGGCCGGGATGGTCACGCCCCAGCCGTCGTGCAGCGTGCGGTAGACGTGGTCCAGGCGCGCGCCGGGCTCCACCACGAAGGCGTCGCGCTCCGGGTCGTGGCCGACGTGGTTCAGCGCGGACAGGTCGATGAGCATCCTGACGTCCGGATGCGCGGTGAAGTCCTCGAAGCAGTGGCCGCCGCTGCGGACGGCGACGTCGCGCCCGGAGTCCACGGCGATCTGCACCGCCGCCTGCACCTCCGCGGCGTCGCGGACCAGCCGGACCTGGTCCGGCCGGCCCACGAAGCGGTGGTTGTAGCCCTCGACGAGGGCGGCGTAGCGGGGGTCGTCGCGGGTGACGACGTCGGCGGTGGCGCCGGTGGTGGCGGCGGTCGTGTCCGTCATGGCGGCCTTCCTCAGCGGTTCGCGGTCCCTGCCCAGACGGTGTCAAACACCCCGTCCGGCGGCATCTCGCCCCGTGCGCTCCCCGGGCGCCGGTCCCGGCGCCTATACAATGAGCTGGTGCGTTCCGACCAACGCCTGGAAAGTCTGCTCGCGGAGCTCAGGCCCTCGGTCCTCGGTGCCATGGTCCGGCGCCACGGGCAGTTCGACGGCTGCGAGGACGCGGTCCAGGAGGCGCTCGTCGCGGCCGCGACCCAGTGGCCGGCCGAGGGCGTGCCCGACAACCCGCGCGGCTGGCTGCTGACCGTCGCCGGCCGCCGGCTGACCGACTACTGGCGCAGCGACCAGGCGCGCCGCACCCGCGAGGTGACGGTCGCGACGATGGCCGCGCCGGAGGCTTCGCTGGCCCCGGGCCCGGACGACGAGGAGCGGGTGTCGGCCGACGACGACACGCTGATGCTGCTGTTCCTGTGCTGCCACCCGGCGCTGACCCCGTCCTCGCAGGTGGCGCTCACGCTGCGCGCGGTCGGCGGCCTGACCACCGAGGAGATCGCCCGCGCGTTCATGGTCCCGCTGACCTCGATGACGCGCCGCATCTCGCGCGCCAAGCAGCACATCAAGGACGCGGGCATGACGTTCCGCATGCCTCCGGAGGAGGAGCGTGCCGAGCGCACCCGGGCTGTCCTGCACGTGCTGTACCTGATCTTCAACGAGGGCTACACCGCCACCGCCGGCCCCGACCTGCTGCGCCCGGACCTCACCGCCGAGGCGATCCGCCTCATGCGCCAGGCGCACCGCGTCCTGCCGGGCCACGGCGAGGCCGAGGGCCTGCTCGCGCTGATGCTGCTCACCGAGGCCCGCGGCCCGGCCCGGACGCACGCCGACGGCGCGCTGGTCCCGATGGCCGAGCAGGACCGCTCGCGGTGGGACACGGAGCTCGCCGAGGAGGGCCTGGCCCTGGTCGTCGAGGCGCTGGCGCTGCCCGGCGTCGGGCCCTACCGGCTGCAGGCGGCGATCGCGGCCGTGCACGTGGAGACCCCGGTCGGCGGCCAGACCGACTGGCCGCAGATCCTGGCGCTGTACGACCTGCTCGAGCAGGTCACCCCGAGCTCGGTGGTGCGCCTGAACCGCGCGGTGGCGATGGGGATGGTCAAAGGCCCGCGCGAGGGGCTGCGGCTGCTGGAGCCGCTGGAGGAGGACCGGTGGATGGCCGGGAGCCACCGGCTCAGCGCGGTGCGGGCGTACCTGCTGGAGCGGGACGGCGACCTGGACGGCGCGCGCGAGGCCTACGAGACGGCCACGCGGCAGGCGGCCAGCGGGCCGGAGCGGCGGTTCTTGAAGGAGCAGGCGGAGCGGGTCGCGGGGATGCTTGGGGCGGCGGGGCGCGGGGATGCCTGAGGCGGCGCGGCGCGGGGATGCTTGAGGCGGCGCGGCGCGGAACGAAGTAGCGGGAGCGGGCTCCGGCGCGGCCGGTCGGCGACGCTCCCCGATCGTCAGTGCTGCCCCGTCAGTACCGGCCTGTCAGTACCGGCCCGTCAGTACCGGCGTGTCAGCACCGGCCTGTCAGTACCGGCCCTCGATCTCCGCCTGCAACCGCCGCTTCGACCGGGCGCCGATGATCTGGTGCACGACCTCGCCGTCGCGATAGAGGTTCAGCGTCGGGAACGCCCGGACGTTGTAGCGCAGAGCGATGCCGGGGTGGTCGTCGCCGTTGAGCTTGGCGATCGTCAGCTTGTCGCCGAGCTCGGCCTCAAGCGCCTCCAGGATCGGGGCCATCGCCCGGCAGGGCGGGCACCATTCCGCCCAGAAGTCGACCAGTACCGGCTTGTCGGCGTGCAGGACCTGCTCGGCGAAGTTCTCCGCGGTCAGGGTGATCATCGTTCTCCCCGGGGGACAGGGCGCAGTTCTCGCAGGAGCGCGCCAGTTGGGCGGCCAGGGCGGTGCGCTGGCGGGTCAGGGCGCGGATGTCCGCGTCGATCTCGGCGAGCCGGCGGCGGGCCGTCTGGATCGACTCCGGGCACGAGGCGCCGGTCTCGTGGCCGGTGCGCAGGCACTCGACGAAGGGGCGCGCGTCGTCCAGGGTGAAGCCCGCGGCCAGCAGGGTGCGGATCTCCTCGACCAGGCGGACGTTCGACTCGTCGTAGTCGCGGTAGCCGTTGGCGGTGCGCCGCGCGGTGATCAAACCCTGCTGCTCGTAGTAGCGCAGGGCACGGGTGCTCACGCCCGCGCGCTCCGCCAGCTCTCCGATCTGCATGGTCCTCCCCGGTCGGTGCCGCTCGATCACGGTAGACCTTGACACCGGCGTCAAGGTCAAGCGCGGGCCGGAGCCTGGTGGCCTGGGCTCAGGAGAGCAGGCCCGGCTACCTCGACCATCGACGCGACCGTGGCTTGTCCGCGTCCTTCGCGTCCTTCGCGTCCTTCGCCTCCTTCGCCGGGAACTCGGCGCGGGCGCTCTCGATGGTGTCCAGCCACCCGGCGTAGTCGTCGCGGAGCGTGACGTTGTCCGCTTTCACGCAGGCGTCCACGCACAGGGCGACAGCGTTGCCCCACGCGGAGATGTGGCCGCCGTCGAGGTGCGCGTCCGGGCCCGCGAGGCTGCCGGTCAGCCGCGTGGTGGACCATGCCGCGGCGATGAGGTAGTGCGCTTCTCGGGCGAGGAAGACGCTCGGGTTCGGGGCGTCCGGGTAGGCCGCGACCGCGAGTCGTGAGAGAAGGGTGCCGATCCCGGCGGAGCGTGACAGGCCGTGTCGCTCCGAGGGGCACGTGGCTGATTGCTCGAGACCGGGTTCCTGATTGAAGCGCGCCAACTCGAGCGCCTGGTCTGCGTGTCTCCTGGTACTGCGCGGCACGGTGCGGTCGCGCCGAATCGCGTCGAGCGACGCGTACAGTTTCTCGCCCTCGCTCCGTCCCGTGCGGACGATGTCGTCCGCCTCGCTGATGAGCGGGGCGTAGCCGACGTATTGGAGCTCGCCGAGTTCCAAGAACAGGTCGCTCGACTCGTCCGCGGAGTTCGTCGCCAGGCCGACGTCGCCGAACTCGGCCAGGATCCGGGCGTTGAAGGCCAGCAGACGTCCCACATCACCGTCGGACGTCAGGCCCTGCTGACGTAACCGGCGGCACAGGCTGACGGCGCGATCGCTGTCCACGACCGCGCCGGCCCCGCAGCCGAGCAGCAGGCGGCTGTAGGCGCGGCGGCCGTAGACGTCCGCCAGCACCGGGGCCGCCCGCTCGTCACCGGCGTCGATGAGCGTGACGCACTCCTGCTCCGCCGTGTCCAACGCCATGACGGCCTTGTCGGGCGCGCCGACGGCGTTGCTGGTGCTGGCGAGCTGGTAGCGCGCGGGCAGCGCCAGCCTCAGCAGATCCAGGTCCCCCGGCCGATCGAGCAGCAGTTCGTCGGCCTGCTCCAGGGCCCGCTCGAGGAACGCGCCGACCCGGCCCGGATCACTGCCGGCCGCAGCCTGCGACTGCTCTATCAGTATTTCGATCCGCCGTATCGCGGAGTGATCGCCGTTCGCCATCCGGCCAGTGAAGCACAAGGCCGTTCTGGGCGTTTCAGGAGTGGAACTCGCCCCCGTCGACGTTGAGGCTCTGCCCGGTGATCGCCCTGGCCAGGTCCGAGGCCAGGAACAGCACCGCGTTGGCCACGTCCCCTGGGTCGGGCAGCCGGCGCAGGTCGAACGACGCGGCGGTCTCCGCGTACACGTCCTCCAGCGTCACCCCGCGCTCGGCGGCCTGGTACGCGAACCAGCCCTTCAGCCCCTCGCCCCAGATGTAGTTCGGCACGACGGTGTTGACCCGGACGCCGCTCGGTCCGAGCTCGCTGGCCAGGCTGCCGGCCAGCGACCTCAGCGCCGACTTGGACGCCTTGTAGGCCCCGAAGTTGGCCCGCGAGTGGTGCACCACGGCCGAGCTGACCATCACGATCGAGCCCGCGTGCGCGGTCAGCGTCGGGGCGAGCAGCTGCACCAGGCGCAGCGCGGCGAACGCGTCCGTCTCCAGCGACGTGCGCACCGCGTCCACGTCCATCGTCGCCAGATCGCCCATCGTCGGCGGCACGAAAGCGTTGCTGACGAACACGTCGACGCGCCCGAAGGCGTCCACGGCCCGCTCGGTGAGCGCCCGGCAGGCGTCCGGGTCGAGGATGTCGGTGGGGACCGTCAGTGCCCTGCGACCGTAGGACTCGACATCGGCGGCCACCGACTTCAGGACCGCCTCGGTTCGGGCCGCCAGGACGACGTCGGCCCCGGCCGCGGCGCCGCGCACCGCGATCTCGCGGCCCAGGCCCGGTCCGACGCCGGACACCAGCAGAACCTTGTCCTGGAGCAGCGCGGCGCCGGCCTCGGTGATACCGGGCGGCTCGGGGATGGTGAAGGGCTCGGGCATCTTCGCCTTCTTTCCTACGTGGTCATGGACATGGTCATGGTCAGGTGAGGACGTGGTGGAAGAAATGGGTCACGCCGGAGGAGTGCACGACGCGCTCCGTCTCCAGCCGACGGCGGTCACGACCGCTTCCCGAGCACGGTCTCCGGCATCGCGTCGCCCCGGAACAGGCCGTCGGGGTCCACGCGCGCCCGCACCCGCTCCACGGCGCGCAGGTCGTCCTCGGTCAGGTGGCCGCGCGGCCGGTCCAGGCCCTTGACGAAGCCCGGCGCGGTCCGTCGGGTGTCCCAGGGCTCCAGGGCGGCGCGGACCTTGTCGCAGTGTTCGATGATCCCCGCCGGGGTGCCGCGCAGCGCCGGCACCCCGGCTCCCATGTAAGCCAGGCTCGGGTCCAGGTGGTTCAGCACGCCGCCGGACGGATCCGGGACCGCGAACCGGCCGCCGAGCTGCCGCAGCTCGGCCACGATCAGCGGCGAGCCGGAGCCTTCGCCGGTCAGGCGCAGGAAGGCGGCCATGCCGTCGCGGCCCGGTTCGGCGAGCAGGAAGTGGTCGCCGATGAACGCGCCGGGCTCCTCGGGGTCCATATGCACTTCCGGCACCACTTCGGGGCCGCCGTCCTGCCAGGTGTCGAGCACCGCCCCGCCGATCGCGCGCAGCGGATCGAGCAGGCCGAGCGCGTGGGCCCGCGCCGAGTCGGCGTCCGCTCCCAGCGCGACGCCGGCGATGCACACCACCGGCCCGCCCTTGAGCATCGGCGGGATCTCCGGCAGGTCCGGGAGGTTCATGATCCGCAGCGAGGTGGACACCTCGTCCGGGGCGTGCAGGGTCCAGTCGTACCAGGCGTGGACCACGGCCTCGGCGTGCGTCCCCGACCAGAAGGCGGCCCCGGCGACCAGGCCGGTGACCGGGAACAGCGCGAGTTCGACGGAGGTCACGACGCCGAGGCCGCCCCCGCCGCCGCGCAGCGCCCGGAACAACTCGGGGTCCTCGTCCAGGCTGGTCCGCCGCAGTCGTCCGTCGGCGGTGACGAGCTCGATCGCGCGGACGTGGTTGGCGGCCATGCCGAGCTTGCGGCCGTAGAGGCTGACGCCGCCGTGCAGCAGGTAGCCGACGGCGCCGACGGTGCCGGAGGTGCCGTGCGGGGCGGCGAGGCCGTGCGGCGCGGCGGCGTGGACGACGGCGTTCCAGGAGGTGCCGGCCGGGATGTGCGCCAGGCGGCGCTCGACGTCGATCTCGACGCCGCCGGCCAGCAGCGGCCGGATCAACAGCGCGCCGTCCATCGGCGGGGCCGCGGCGGCGGAGTGGCCGGTGGTGTGGACGCGGACGGCCTGCCCGCGCGCGGCCGCGTAGCCGACCGCGGCCTGCACCTCGGCGACGCCGGTGGCGGTGAGCGCGGCGGCCGGATGCGCGGGGCCGGCCAGGTTGTAGACCTGCGTGGCTTCGGCGTAGGCGGCGTCGCCGGGAAAGGCGACGCTCGCCGGCGCGGTCTCTTGTCGGGCATCGACCATGACAGCACGGCACCTTCCTGCTCGGCGCTCCGGGAACAGGTCCGGGCGGCTCCGCTTATCAGGGTGCGTGCTCGCGCGGGGCGGAGGCATCCGCCAACGTGCTCGTGCTCGTGCTGGTGCTCGTACTCCTGCTTGAATCGCCCCGGCGTACATCATGCGTACCGCGCCGACCCGTTCTACTGTCGGTGACATGTCTGGGCAGGAGGACGAGGCGCGGCCGGCCGTGACCCTCGTCGGCGACCAGTGGTCGCCCGAATGTTCGGTGGTGCGGACCTTTCTGACCCGCAGCGAGGTCGCCCACACCTGGCTGCGGCCCGGCGACCCGCGCGGCGGCCGGCTGCTGGCCGAGCACGGCCTGACCGCCGCGGACACCCCGGTGCTGGTCGACGGGGCCGGCCGGATGCTGCGGGCGCGCGGGCTCGAGCAGGTCGCCGAGTGGCTGGGGCTGCACACCGACCCCGGCGGCGGGGCGTACGACCTGGTGGTCGTCGGCGGCGGCCCGGCCGGCATGGCGGCGGCCGTGTACGGGGCCTCCGAAGGGCTGCGCACCGTGCTGGTCGAGCGCTGGGCGATCGGCGGACAGTCCGGACTCACTTCACGGATCGAGAACTACCTCGGGTTCCCCGACGGCATCTCCGGCGCCGACCTCGCCGACCGGGCCCGACGGCAGGCGGAGAAGTTCGGGGCCGAACTCGTCCTGACACGCCACGCGAGCACCCTGGCCGCGTCAGAGTCCGGCGACGGCTTCACCCTCGGCTTCTCCGACGGCGGTAGCGTCACCGCCCGCGCGGTCATCCTCGCCACCGGCGCCAACACCCGCACCCTGCACGCCCCCGGCGTCTCCGACTTCGTCGGCCGCGGCGTCTACTACTTCTCCGCGCTCACCGAGGCGCCGCTGTGCACCGGCGCCGAGGTCTACATCGTCGGCGGCGCCAACTCGGCGGGGCAGGCCGCCATCTACTTCTCCGACTGCGCGCACAAGGTGGTCCTGCTGGTCCGCGGCGAGTCGCTGGAGCAGGAGATGTCGACGTACCTGATCAAGCAGATCGCCGCCATCGCCTCGATCGAGGTCCGCACCCACACCGAGGTGGCCGGAGCGGCCGGCGACAGCCACCTGGAGCACCTGACGCTGCGCGACACCCGCACCGACGCCACCGAAACCGTCCCCGCGACCTGGCTCTTCGCCTTCATCGGCGCCGCCCCCGACACCGCCTGGCTGGGCCCGCGCTTCCTCCGCGACGACACCGGCTGCCTGGTCACCGGCAACGACATCGCAGCCCTCGGCGCCCCGCACCCCGCCTGGCCGCTCCCGCGCGCCCCGTACCACCTGGAGACCACGGTCCCCGGCGTCTTCGCCGCGGGCGACGTGCGCGCGTGGTCCGGGCGCCGGGTCGCGGCTGCGGTGGGGGAGGGGTCGATGGCGGTGATGTTGGTGCACAAGTATCTGGCCGATTGAGCTACGTTGGTGGTCGTCCCCGGGGTGCCGTTGTTGTTGTAGGCCAGTAGCGCGCCGTTCGCCGGGGTGCGAGCGAGGACATCGACGGTTCCGTCCTTGTTCCAGTCGGTCAGCCCCGCGTGGGCGCGCCCGACCCCACCGATGATCGATTTCGTTGATCGAATACTGCCGACCGTCGAACGTATAGACGAACAATGACATCCGGTGCCGGGTGTCGCGAACCGATCTTTTCAAATCTCCCGCGACCTGTTTCAAATCAATGGTCGAACCTCAGTTTCGTGATTAGAGTCCGCTGAGTCTGTACCGGATCATGAAGCGGCACGGTTTGCCGCCGTGCGCGATCTTTGGGGGATTGGGTGGCTGGCACCAGTCGTTTCATGAGGTTTGACAGGGCCCGGCGCCGACGGCGCGAGCGGGTTGTGGCGGTGGTGGCGATCGCCGCGCTGGGTGTGGGTGTGCTGTCGTCGCCGTCGAACGGGGCCACGCCGGCCCCGCCGAAGTCGAAGTCGTCGTTGGTGAAGTACAACGGCAAGGCCCGGACGCTGGATTCGACGGTGGCGGGTGCGGCGTGGAAGCCGTCGCCGATCAAGGCGCCGGCGCGGCCGAAGGCGTTGGATTTGGCGGCGAGTCAGTTCCCTGCTGCGGCTACTGCTGATGTCGCGGTTGCCGCGCGCACGTCGACGAAGACGACTCAGGACTCGAACTCGACGGCGTCTGGCCTGGTTCAGGCGTCTGGCACTCCAGTCCTTGTCGGGGCCCCAGCCTCGCAGGCCGCGCGTAGCGCAGCCTCGGCCGCAGGTCTCGGCGCTGATGCTGCTGCGGTGGCGGCTCCGGCGAAGGTGACGGTCAACGTTGCCGACCACGCGGCGGCGACTGCGGCGGGTGTCGACGGTGTGGTGGTTTCGGTGGCCCGCTCTGATGGTCAGACCGGTCCGGCGTCGGTGGCTGTGGGCCTGGATTATTCGACGTTCGCGCGGGCTTTTGGTGGTGACTTGCCGGACCGGCTTCAGCTGGTGGCTTTGCCGTCGTGTGCCCTGTCGACGCCGAAGGTGGCTGCGTGTCGTACGCAGACCCCGGTGAAGTTCGTCAACGACGGCGCTGGGAAGAAGCTGACCGCCACGGTGACGCTGCCGGGCGCTGCTGCTGTCTCTTCGCATTCCACAGCATCTACATCTGCCTCGACGCCGAAGCCGCAGGCGATGGTGTTGGCCGCGACGTCAGCGCCGGCTGGTTCGACCGGGTCGTACAGCGCCACGTCGTTGTCGGCGTCGAACGGCTGGGGTGAGGGTGGCGACTCGGGGTCGTTCACCTATTCGTATCCGATCACGATGCCGCCGGCGTTGGGTGGTGGGGCGCCGAGTGTGGCGCTGTCGTATGACTCCGGCAGTGTCGATGGCAAGACCGCTGTCGAAAACTCCCAGCCGTCGTGGATCGGCGATGGCTGGGACTACAGCCCCGGCTACATCGAGCGGACCTACACCCCGTGTGCCAAGGCGATGCCGACGGCGTACCCCACCTCCTCCGACAACTGTTTTGCCCGGGACAAGAGCGGTAATCTGCTGCCGTCGTTGACGATGTCGTTTGGTGCGCATGGCGGGCAGTTGGTGCCCACCAACTCCAGCAACACCTCGTTTGTGTTGCCGACCGATGACGGCACCCGGGTTGATGTGCTGTATGGGCAGTTGAACAACGGCACCCGCGGTGGCGAGTTCTACCGGGTGCGCAGCCCCGATGGTTCGGTGGCGTT
Coding sequences within it:
- a CDS encoding extracellular solute-binding protein produces the protein MTTTAGAAEAAVDVWLPRHPGNPRYINGIREAAASFLDLHPEYVITIRETDPRTLPEDVHAASRRGRPPALVQLAQTRTQLARDMLSGSGTPLFASVHDAIAGRREILGHPVVTEDIVAAARACYSSDGALMAVPSLISTTLLYANTDLLAAAGVTRLPQTWNEVEGVCEAVRGLPGVSHGSTWPNHGWIFQQAVAQSGGLLADQGNGRRGRAEKMLLDSPEMLAFVGWWRRMHRQGRYLYAGQPVSGENARQAWEDTFTAFVEQKVAFIIGSSAEADRLARAARERGFRVAAGRTPYSGRFPFAGTLIGGDAIWLVDGLEPAVRDGALAFLQYLMTPAHVADRHRDTGFVPATGAATKLLAAQGWFDEQPHAAVALDQLAASDRSPAALGALVGDLTRIQGVLAQAMHDVLLGEDDPAWRFASANVEAQRLLDEYNGRGRGGPDCGNDPPRRLR
- a CDS encoding FAD-binding oxidoreductase encodes the protein MTDTTAATTGATADVVTRDDPRYAALVEGYNHRFVGRPDQVRLVRDAAEVQAAVQIAVDSGRDVAVRSGGHCFEDFTAHPDVRMLIDLSALNHVGHDPERDAFVVEPGARLDHVYRTLHDGWGVTIPAGTCFEVAAGGHFAAGGYGPLSRRDGLVVDHLVAVEAVVVEADGRVRTVVGTNQPDDPHHDLWWACTGGGGGSFGVVTKYWLRSPGTPDGDPARQLPRAPRAVHRRDTMWSWDTMSDADFHTLLRNYCTWYEENSEPGAPAAPLWSNLIITHRSGNMFILTSVIPDDAPDAAKLLDAHTEAITRGMQAAPMSSTSELAPWLDTWLPSYSWPSDPQGRYKNKAAYLRRGFTDAQIAAIHRHLSAADYDNPMGCLVVTGFGGQVNALASDTTAVPQRDSILKASYSTGCWTDPADDERHLAWVREYYRDVYAHSGGVPVPDATGDGSYIGYPDTDLADPAWNSSGVDWSALYFKGNYPRLQRAKQAYDPLDVFHHGLSVRLP
- a CDS encoding RNA polymerase sigma factor encodes the protein MRSDQRLESLLAELRPSVLGAMVRRHGQFDGCEDAVQEALVAAATQWPAEGVPDNPRGWLLTVAGRRLTDYWRSDQARRTREVTVATMAAPEASLAPGPDDEERVSADDDTLMLLFLCCHPALTPSSQVALTLRAVGGLTTEEIARAFMVPLTSMTRRISRAKQHIKDAGMTFRMPPEEERAERTRAVLHVLYLIFNEGYTATAGPDLLRPDLTAEAIRLMRQAHRVLPGHGEAEGLLALMLLTEARGPARTHADGALVPMAEQDRSRWDTELAEEGLALVVEALALPGVGPYRLQAAIAAVHVETPVGGQTDWPQILALYDLLEQVTPSSVVRLNRAVAMGMVKGPREGLRLLEPLEEDRWMAGSHRLSAVRAYLLERDGDLDGAREAYETATRQAASGPERRFLKEQAERVAGMLGAAGRGDA
- the trxA gene encoding thioredoxin; the encoded protein is MTAENFAEQVLHADKPVLVDFWAEWCPPCRAMAPILEALEAELGDKLTIAKLNGDDHPGIALRYNVRAFPTLNLYRDGEVVHQIIGARSKRRLQAEIEGRY
- a CDS encoding MerR family transcriptional regulator, yielding MQIGELAERAGVSTRALRYYEQQGLITARRTANGYRDYDESNVRLVEEIRTLLAAGFTLDDARPFVECLRTGHETGASCPESIQTARRRLAEIDADIRALTRQRTALAAQLARSCENCALSPGENDDHPDRGELRRAGPARRQAGTGRLLGGMVPALPGDGPDPGGA
- a CDS encoding SDR family oxidoreductase; this translates as MPEPFTIPEPPGITEAGAALLQDKVLLVSGVGPGLGREIAVRGAAAGADVVLAARTEAVLKSVAADVESYGRRALTVPTDILDPDACRALTERAVDAFGRVDVFVSNAFVPPTMGDLATMDVDAVRTSLETDAFAALRLVQLLAPTLTAHAGSIVMVSSAVVHHSRANFGAYKASKSALRSLAGSLASELGPSGVRVNTVVPNYIWGEGLKGWFAYQAAERGVTLEDVYAETAASFDLRRLPDPGDVANAVLFLASDLARAITGQSLNVDGGEFHS
- a CDS encoding FAD-binding oxidoreductase, which translates into the protein MVDARQETAPASVAFPGDAAYAEATQVYNLAGPAHPAAALTATGVAEVQAAVGYAAARGQAVRVHTTGHSAAAAPPMDGALLIRPLLAGGVEIDVERRLAHIPAGTSWNAVVHAAAPHGLAAPHGTSGTVGAVGYLLHGGVSLYGRKLGMAANHVRAIELVTADGRLRRTSLDEDPELFRALRGGGGGLGVVTSVELALFPVTGLVAGAAFWSGTHAEAVVHAWYDWTLHAPDEVSTSLRIMNLPDLPEIPPMLKGGPVVCIAGVALGADADSARAHALGLLDPLRAIGGAVLDTWQDGGPEVVPEVHMDPEEPGAFIGDHFLLAEPGRDGMAAFLRLTGEGSGSPLIVAELRQLGGRFAVPDPSGGVLNHLDPSLAYMGAGVPALRGTPAGIIEHCDKVRAALEPWDTRRTAPGFVKGLDRPRGHLTEDDLRAVERVRARVDPDGLFRGDAMPETVLGKRS
- a CDS encoding NAD(P)/FAD-dependent oxidoreductase; its protein translation is MSGQEDEARPAVTLVGDQWSPECSVVRTFLTRSEVAHTWLRPGDPRGGRLLAEHGLTAADTPVLVDGAGRMLRARGLEQVAEWLGLHTDPGGGAYDLVVVGGGPAGMAAAVYGASEGLRTVLVERWAIGGQSGLTSRIENYLGFPDGISGADLADRARRQAEKFGAELVLTRHASTLAASESGDGFTLGFSDGGSVTARAVILATGANTRTLHAPGVSDFVGRGVYYFSALTEAPLCTGAEVYIVGGANSAGQAAIYFSDCAHKVVLLVRGESLEQEMSTYLIKQIAAIASIEVRTHTEVAGAAGDSHLEHLTLRDTRTDATETVPATWLFAFIGAAPDTAWLGPRFLRDDTGCLVTGNDIAALGAPHPAWPLPRAPYHLETTVPGVFAAGDVRAWSGRRVAAAVGEGSMAVMLVHKYLAD